AATACACACACAGCCCCTAGTACTCTAGTACACCCAAAAAAGATAATGTAAACGTGCATTCTGAGTGACAAACCGAAAACccttaataaaattaaaaaaaaaaccattacAACATTATATGTAATCAAAATACAAACATTGGAATAATGCATCTAGAAGTTCACTGTGCATTCGCAGCACTTGCGGATTGGCTGACGCAGAGCCAGCATGAGATCACGCTCCATCCTGTATATGTGATCCCGCATCAAGTCGTCGGTGTTGGATCGAATCTCGCCGCGATTCTCTAAGACCTCGCGCAGCTGGTCCAAGGCGAGTTCGGTATCGACCCCGGGCACTGGGTTCTCCTCGCCCAGCATACTCAATTCGGCGACGGTCAATTCGGCAATGGCATGAGACATAACATCAATGTCGCTATCAATCTTAAAGCACGAGAGGCATTTCTTCTTATTGGCCACATCTTCGCCTTCATCCTCCGGTTCAGGTTCCGGTTCCGGTTCCAGTTCGGGAAATTGAGACTGATAGTCTGCTGTATTTATTCCATCATCTCGAGTATCTGTGATTTTACTGGCACATTCCTTGGTCACCTTCGCAATGCATCCATCTTCAGAGGCCTCTTCGTAGCTTTCCACACTGTAAGCACCCGCTGGAGGCGTCGGTTTGTCCGATTCCATTACCAAGAAGCCCTTGGTGGAGGTTATGTGCCTACTAAGCCCCCCGAGAGTTTCAAGCGTTAAACTTGCAATGGACTTGGCACTTTCGCGGGCTTTCTTGTCAAAATTCATTCTGATTTCCTCTATCATATCGGTGCACTCACCATCGCGGGAGTATTTGCCCACAAACAGAGGTGGTGTAATGGTACAgttgtgctgctgttgcggagTGCCGAATCGACCTATCCGTTTAATGAACCACAGCTCCGAAAGACTTCCCGGCTTGAAGACGCAGCAGGCTTCGAATCCCTTGGGCATGAAACGCTTGGGCAGAAAGATTGGACGATTGACGCCCTCACAAATGGGAAAGACATCGGTGGGCAGGTCGAACGTGGGGCACTCCTCCTCATCACACATGGTGGCGAATGCCACAGATGGAACATGCGGATTGTTAACGGTGGACAGAATGGACACCGTAATGTTCAACTGGTGCGGCATAAGCATCAGGACTTTGGACAAATCCGGGGTATAAATGTTGTCCTGCGCCTGGACACAAGGATATGGATAGGGCGACGGTAGACGCATTGTTGCCGGCAAACTGTAGGCCACCGACAAGGTGAAGTCAGGGCGAAGCATTAGCTCCTCGGTTATATCATCATCGTAATGATGATCGGTGGCATGCATCTCATACACGAATGCGTCCTCTCCTTCCGGATTGTCGTACATGTCCAGGAAACTATCGATCATCGACGCCAGGCTGATATTCATGCTGCGCAGACCGACGAACAGCGGCGGCATTGGGCCCTCATGTTCCGTCCTAATCAGATCAACGGGATAGCAATCACGTGGAAGTACACCCGGCCCAAAAACCCCACCGGCTTCGAAGCCCATGGGCAACATAACCGTGGGCATAAAGACGATCTTATCTATCGGAGCGTTATCCGGGAAAAGGGAAGCCGGCAAATCGAAGCAGGGCGCCTGGAAGCCCTCAAAATATTCGGCTGACTGCTGATCGTGCTTATGGACATCGGGATACAGGCGGGCCATCACAATTCTGTTGGGGCTCTTGAAGAACATCTTCGGCATGACCAGATTGAACAGATAGGGCAAGTAATCGGCCTTCTTCAACTCTGTCACCTGGTTTTCGTCGCGATTCGCGGAAGCCACTTGCACCATTTCGGCCCTCGGTATGCCTGCAATGCCAATTGAATTTGAACGTTTAGAGGCATGAAtaacttattaattattattattttttttttgatttgacAGTTGAGATTATCAAACGaagaaaaaagcaaagaaaaacaGGCTATTTTGTGTTCTTACCTCCCTTTTTTCCCCGTTTAGCCATTTTGATTTTCCTTATTGGTCCACAACACTAAGAAGCACTTAAATTAACAAAgtatcaaattaaaagttcaCAAAAGTTCGAAGTCAGCCGGTCAGCAATTCAGAGTTTCTATTATTCAGAGTTCTGCAAACGTGAAAACTCACTTCAATACTGAAAGTTCGCCTCCGTTTTTAGTGAGGTTAACTTGACAGTTGCCCCAACACCAATACAAATGCCTACACGGATCCCTGGACTATGGCTATCAAAATTATAGAATTGCCACCTTTTTGGTTAGTagaaaatattacaaaaaaaaaatattgaaattggaaaaaaaattcaacaaaatgGACGTTGCAACAACACTTTGGCGCTTGCAGCAGGCGCATCAGCGGCAACTTAACGAGTGGGACAGGATTGGTAGACGCCTCAAGCGGCTGACGGGCAAGAGGTCCAGCGACTTGCTCATCCACGATCCGCTCCTGCAGCCACCGTTCGTCGCCCATCCTGGCCAACGGATGAGCGGTGGTGGTCAGCAGACGCCGATGCCGTTGCCAATGGCCAGGAAGCAGACAACGCAGATCAGACGCAATCATCCGAATAAATCGGTTAAATTCAAAGCATCCAATAATAACACCTTGGATCTACTTGTCGTGGGTCAACAGCTGCAAATGCATCGTCCACCTGGACGACGGCATGTGCAGCTCCACAGTCCCATGTCCTCTCAGCCCCGCCAGCATATCGAAGAGTATGTCTATTTCTATCCGGTCCACTACCATGAGACGGACCACTGGCCACCACACGGCCAGCCGGAACCAAATCTTGTGGTGGATGCACGATTTGTGGCCGAGCTACTGgatgagctgctgctgcctgcaGGCA
The DNA window shown above is from Drosophila melanogaster chromosome X and carries:
- the CG15332 gene encoding uncharacterized protein, which codes for MAKRGKKGGIPRAEMVQVASANRDENQVTELKKADYLPYLFNLVMPKMFFKSPNRIVMARLYPDVHKHDQQSAEYFEGFQAPCFDLPASLFPDNAPIDKIVFMPTVMLPMGFEAGGVFGPGVLPRDCYPVDLIRTEHEGPMPPLFVGLRSMNISLASMIDSFLDMYDNPEGEDAFVYEMHATDHHYDDDITEELMLRPDFTLSVAYSLPATMRLPSPYPYPCVQAQDNIYTPDLSKVLMLMPHQLNITVSILSTVNNPHVPSVAFATMCDEEECPTFDLPTDVFPICEGVNRPIFLPKRFMPKGFEACCVFKPGSLSELWFIKRIGRFGTPQQQHNCTITPPLFVGKYSRDGECTDMIEEIRMNFDKKARESAKSIASLTLETLGGLSRHITSTKGFLVMESDKPTPPAGAYSVESYEEASEDGCIAKVTKECASKITDTRDDGINTADYQSQFPELEPEPEPEPEDEGEDVANKKKCLSCFKIDSDIDVMSHAIAELTVAELSMLGEENPVPGVDTELALDQLREVLENRGEIRSNTDDLMRDHIYRMERDLMLALRQPIRKCCECTVNF
- the CG15330 gene encoding uncharacterized protein, with amino-acid sequence MDVATTLWRLQQAHQRQLNEWDRIGRRLKRLTGKRSSDLLIHDPLLQPPFVAHPGQRMSGGGQQTPMPLPMARKQTTQIRRNHPNKSVKFKASNNNTLDLLVVGQQLQMHRPPGRRHVQLHSPMSSQPRQHIEEYVYFYPVHYHETDHWPPHGQPEPNLVVDARFVAELLDELLLPAGNRI